One window of the Pseudomonas lurida genome contains the following:
- the purU gene encoding formyltetrahydrofolate deformylase, translated as MRTFRLVIACPDRVGIVAKVSNFLASHNGWITEASHHSDNLSGWFFMRHEIRADTLPFGLEAFREAFAPIAEEFSMTWHITDTEQKKRVVLMASRESHCLADLLHRWHSDELDCEIACVISNHDDLRSMVEWHGIPYYHVPVNPQDKEPAFAEVSRLVKQHEADVVVLARYMQILPPELCREYAGKVINIHHSFLPSFVGAKPYHQASLRGVKLIGATCHYVTEELDAGPIIEQDVVRVSHSDSIEDMVRFGRDVEKMVLARGLRYHLEDRVLVHGNKTVVF; from the coding sequence ATGCGCACTTTTCGGCTGGTGATTGCTTGCCCGGACCGGGTTGGCATCGTTGCCAAAGTCAGTAACTTTCTGGCCTCCCACAACGGCTGGATCACCGAGGCGAGTCATCACTCGGACAATCTCAGCGGCTGGTTCTTCATGCGTCATGAGATCCGTGCCGATACGCTGCCCTTCGGCCTTGAGGCCTTCCGCGAGGCCTTTGCGCCGATCGCCGAAGAGTTTTCGATGACCTGGCATATCACCGACACCGAGCAGAAAAAGCGCGTGGTGTTGATGGCCAGCCGCGAATCCCACTGCCTGGCCGATTTGCTGCACCGCTGGCACAGTGATGAGCTGGACTGCGAGATCGCTTGCGTGATTTCAAACCACGACGACCTGCGCAGCATGGTCGAGTGGCATGGCATCCCGTATTACCACGTGCCGGTCAACCCGCAGGACAAGGAGCCGGCCTTCGCCGAAGTCTCCCGACTGGTCAAGCAGCATGAAGCCGACGTCGTGGTGCTGGCGCGCTACATGCAGATCCTGCCGCCGGAGCTGTGCCGCGAATATGCCGGCAAGGTGATCAACATTCACCACAGCTTCCTGCCCTCGTTCGTGGGCGCCAAGCCTTACCACCAGGCTTCCCTGCGTGGCGTGAAGTTGATCGGCGCCACGTGCCACTACGTCACCGAAGAGCTCGACGCCGGCCCGATCATCGAGCAGGACGTGGTGCGTGTCAGCCACAGCGACAGCATTGAAGACATGGTGCGTTTCGGCCGCGACGTCGAGAAGATGGTGTTGGCCCGTGGCCTGCGTTATCACCTTGAAGACCGCGTGCTGGTGCACGGCAACAAGACGGTCGTATTCTGA
- the mvaT gene encoding histone-like nucleoid-structuring protein MvaT, with protein MSLINEYRATEEAIKELQARLKNLSQDDKLQTELEFEGKLRTLMGEYSKSLRDIIALLDPESKVKAPRGAVKTTGTKRARKVKQYKNPHNGEVIETKGGNHKTLKEWKAKWGGDVVEGWATLLG; from the coding sequence ATGTCTCTGATCAACGAATACCGCGCCACCGAAGAAGCTATCAAAGAGCTGCAAGCCCGTTTGAAGAACCTGTCCCAAGACGACAAACTGCAAACCGAGCTGGAATTCGAAGGCAAATTGCGCACCCTGATGGGTGAATACTCCAAATCCCTGCGTGACATCATCGCGCTGCTGGATCCAGAGTCGAAAGTTAAAGCACCGCGCGGCGCTGTGAAAACTACCGGCACCAAGCGTGCTCGCAAGGTCAAGCAATACAAAAACCCGCACAACGGTGAAGTGATTGAAACCAAAGGTGGCAACCACAAAACGCTGAAAGAGTGGAAAGCCAAGTGGGGCGGTGACGTGGTTGAAGGTTGGGCTACCCTGCTGGGCTAA